GCAGTGATACAAAGATATTTGCTGTCTCTAAAGAAAATAACATGTCTGTGAGGtgagaattagaatcatagaatggttacagcacagaaggaggccattcagcccattgagcccatgccagctctttgtaagagcaatccaattagtcccattcccccgctctttccccgtagccctgcaaattttttcccttcaagtatttatccaatttctctttgaaagccatgattgaatctgcttccaataccctttcaggcagcgcattccagatcataactactcgctgcgtaaaaaagattttcctcattgtgaaggaagggaggagaggacCTCAAATACAGAAAGTCCTGTGCTAGAAAATTCTTGTGATAAATTGGTTGATTCAATGTCTCCAGTTGTATTCGTTTTCACATTAGACTTTCAAGACTTTTAAATCAGTTGGAAAAATTGATTCAATGCAAAAATAAATTTCTCATTAGAATATATAAACCAAAACAATGTTGAAATTTGCATTTAAAATATGTATTCATCTTCCTTTTATATTTGCAAAGGAAATTCTGCACAACGAAGAATATAGAAGAGTGATAAAAATACATGCCCATGAAgtacagcagaaggaggagattaGGAAAGAGAAAGAATATAAGGAAGGTCTTGTTGCTCAGCCAGTTCAGACTCAAGTCAAAGGACACGCCTCTGCAACTTACTTTGGAAAGGATAAACTATCTCCAGAACCTACGAGTACATCAAATGCCTTCCAGCCTGGAGGCTGGTTACCACCAGGAAACTCAAGCAAgaaaaaataacatttatttGCCTTGTGGTTTAAAGGCTATTTGTCAGAAATGTCTGGCATGTAAACAAAAGAATTGTGTACACATACAGCAATCATTTCATATCAGTAATACAGGAGTCAGTGCATTTTGTTTCTTTACTCTACATGTTTTCAAACTCGGATCCCTGGCACTTGAGGATTCTTCTGGCAAGGTCATCAGTTCAAAGTATTTCTTAAGTTACTAAcctgttatttctgttgctgtatactaaatttaaaaattcagtttGCCTCTGGGTGGCTAATGCCATCTTTCAGAAGTTGGGCCAGAAACACGTCACTATTTGCAGGAGATTCCCTGTGCAGAACGTTTGAAAATCATTGGTTTAGTTTAAGTTGGAATAAAATTATTTGGACAATTTCAAAGATGCAAGACAGAAATTCTTCGTAACAATGGTCCACTGAAGGGGGAACTAATCCTCAGCAGAAAAGTAAAGGACTATATGGAAGACATATCAGGAACAAGTGTTTTATGTAAAATTAATCACCAAGTTGCACTAAATGCTCAACTTACAGACTTGAGTTAATTAGCCTGATGTAACTCTGAGGAATTTGTCTTTAAGCCACTGCTCCCTGAATTGTGTTATCCAGTTTATTAATATTGAGTTGATTTACTAGTCTGGATATAATAAGATACTACAGAATGACACATACAgtgacaacaaaaacaacttgcatttttatagcgtctttaacgtagtaaaacgtccccaggcgctttacaggagcgttatcaaacaaaatctacaccgagccacataaggagatatcatgTGAAATGGCCTAATATTAGCATAAAAAAGGAAAACTTTCATTTAAGTTCTCTTTTGAAAAAGTAACGACAACATATGAAATCAGAATACATGTTTGAAGTAACAGGTTTTACAAAAAAATAAACCACCCTGTGCTTCTTATGGAAATTATATTTTGGCAGTGACTTGGTGGAAGCATAAACTGCCACTAAATACAAATGCAAGTATAAATTGCATTGCTCTCTATTAAATTATTCTGAAGTTTTCTCTGCAGGTCATTATTTTACTGGTCTGAATATTTCATTTCTATTTTGCTGGTAAAAATTATGAGTAAATAATTCAGTAAAACCATGAAATATACCAAAaaagattttgttttaatttgcaAACAATAATGTACTGTTGCATACAATACTTGGTAATGAACCACCAACCTATATTGTATAATTGAAGACAGGCAACTTAATCTAAAGAATAAGGCGACGGGCTGAAATTCTTCAATTGGTCTATTACCCTCAATCCTCAAGTACAGTATAGGTAGAGTCCTTTAGTACTATTCAGTCACATTTTCAGCTACCATCTTATGTTTTTCTTGTCCTCTGCAAGTTTCAAAAATCATTGCCCCACTTTAAGATAATTATGTAGAACTCTTTATGTTGACTGACCCACTTATGGGGTAATTGACTCTCACTGTATGTGCCAGAGCATCTCACCAAGCATGTATTTGACCACGGTTGATTATCCTTAATCTGATATGCATTCAGCAATTCAACCAATTAATGTGAAATAAATGAACAACTCTTAATCCCAACATCAGTGTCTGTGTCTCCACAGGGATACCCATGGTTCATGGGATCTTGGTCCACAAACTGATATAGGTTAGGAATTTCTGAGAAACACTAATCTACAAAATACCAATGCCCTTGGGAACCATACAAGCAGTCATTGAGACCTACAGATAACATCAGAGAGATTGAATATCTTTTCTCGAAGAGTCTTAATGGCCActttgttgcagtgaatgtgcTGCTTATCTGAAGTCTAAAGTGATGGGGATGGGTAGTGAGGGGAAAAGAAAAGTCAAGATTGGAGAGAAATgtattgtcagctgtggctcagtggtagcggtcttacctctgagtcagaagatgggtgggttcaagtcccactccagggacttgagcacatgatctaggctgacatttcattgcagtactgagggagtgctgccctgtcggaggtgttgtctttcggatgggatgttaaaccgaggccccgtctgccctctcaggtggaagtaaaagatcccatggcactatttcaaagaagaacaggggattcttccctggcaaatatttatccctcaaccaacatcactatcacatctggttattatcactgagctgtttgtgggaccttgctgtgcgcaaattggctgccatgtttcctacattacaatagcactacacttcaagaaaagggtaacagccagaagtcgtgatcCATGGGATcactctggactcggcaaaggtcccggcagattggaaaactgctaatgtaacacccttatttaaaaagggtagtaggcagaaggctggaaattatagaccagttagcctaacatctgtggtgggtaagattttggagtctattattaaggagacagtagcggaacatttggataaacataatttaataggacaaagtcagcatggctttacgaaggggaagtcatgtctgacaaatttgcttgagttctttgaggatataacgtacagggtggataaaggggaaccagtggacgtagtgtatttggacttccagaaggcattcgacaaggtgccacataaaagattattgctcaagataaagaatcattggattgggggtaatattctggcatgggtggaggattggttatctaacaggaagcagagagttgggataaatggttcattcttggactggcaaccagtagccagtggtgttccgcagggatcggtgctgggtccccaactttttacaatctatattaacgatttggaggaggggaccgagtgtaacatttcaaagtttgcagatgatacaaagatgggagggaaagtagagagtgaggaggacataaaaaacctataaggtgatatagacaggctgggtgagtgggcggagatttggcagatgcaatacaatattggaaaatgtgaggttatgcactttggcaggaaaaatcagagagcaagttattatcttaatggcgagagactggaaagtactgcagtacaaagggatctgggggtcctagtgcaagaaaatcaaaaagttagtttgcaggtgcagcaggtgatcaagaaggccaacggaatgttggcttttattgctagggggatagaatataaaaacagggaggtattgctgcagttatataaggtattggtgagaccgcacctggaatactgcatacagttttggtgtccacacttaagaaaagacatacttgctctcgaggcagtacaaagaaggttcactcggttaatcccggggatgagggggtggacatatgaggagaggttgagtagattgggactctactcattggagttcagaagaatgagaggcgatcttattgaaacatataagattgtgaaggggcttgatcgggtggatgcggtaaggatgttcccaagtatgggtgaaactagaactagggggcataatcttagaataaggggctgctctttcaaaactgagatgaggagaaacttcttcactcagagggtagtaggtctgtggaatttgctgccccaggaagctgtggaagctacatcattaaataaatttaaaacagaaatcgacagtttcctagaagtaaagggaattagaggttacggggagcgagcaggaaattggacatgaatttagatttgaggttaggatcagatcagccatgatcttattgaatggcggagcaggctcgaggggccgattggcctactcctgctcctatttcttatgggaaccaatgatataggaaggaaaagggtcgaggtcctgcagtcaatgtttcaggagctagggaggaagttaaaaagtagGAACttaaaggtagcaatctctggattactgccaatgccacacgctagtgagtattggaatagtaggataagacaggttaatacgTGGatagagaaatggtgcaggagggaggacttcagattcctgtggcatcgggaccagttctggggcaggagggatctgttcaagatgggttgcacctcaacagagctgggaccaatatcctcgtggggaggttaactaatgctgtgggggagggtttaaactaatttggtagggggatgggcaccaggatgaaacattagagaggagaaacaaggtgcacagaagactgggagggacaaatagcacgagagtgaagaatagttcagaaataggagggatcagacggggcaaatgcgaggcagtctaagatgagattggagtgcatatgCGTAAATATGCCATATGGGACTATGAAatggtggcaataacagagacctggggcatcattttagcacccgctatcgggtgcgttcctggcgggggggccccgaaaatcgggaaatcccggagcgggaccagagcccgcctcgaacccgcgcacttccgggttccccactgacgcaccggcgtgcgcgcgcagcccccgctggtgggaatcccgcaggcaattaaagccagcgggatgcaacttgacgctatttattttgctatttcaggtcattaactgacctgatcaagggattatgtgaggaggggtaggattttaaagcaaactgggactgtttcccacactgggggaaacactcccagttcaaatgaacatgttgcagctgtcagcctgtggcagctgcaaaggtccatttgacaggtggggggggggggggggagaccctcactcattgcaggaggccactctgtcacttgggacaatgtttggcctccaccaccctcctcctgacaatcaaagtcaccaacgtgcacacttaccccggggtccagagacatgtacctaccttgcggaccccctcagatatacatcttccggatgggggccgccgtagctgcagtcatgacctcctcggagggcaaacagcttcaccagcctcgccatccacgccgtccacctctgacaagtggagctccacaacagagcgctgtgacacatccacctgtacagcaggagggagggctgccgcagagagagatgcgtcgcagagggcactaccctcgccacagggtccacagaccgaggctcagcttcctggacctctatgagcagcagtgcacacggaggctcggagtcactcgacatgtagttgtggacatctgcagcctccttcatgccaagctgctcccggctggcccgagcaccttcttcttacctgtcgctgtcaaagtcaccactgccctcaacaacttctcctccggatccttccagggtgccaccggggacatcgccgacgtctctcagccgtctgcacaaaagagccctgcaaatacacctacacccactctgcagtgacacaatgggtggcatcaggtgtgggtcttcattgtgatcctcaggaaagggcattattgcacaaaccagacaagattcgcgaagacatggcagtagtggtgccaatataatatgtgatgtgagttgctcagaaattaaatataagtaacaaccatgacaaaccctcaaagacCCTTGtggatccccttcatgctcacgacacgtttgccttacgctgcctactgtacatatgtgatgcatgccctgtggctgcagcacgggtagtggcaggttgagtgaggctgaccgtgaaagagatgcacgagagggtgagtatgagatagagccatgagattgtatgaggattgggttgagtggtagtggcaggatgagtactggtgaggtgagtaggtgcaggtaagatgaggatgaggtttgagtgggtatgaggggtgatgtgacagagtagtgttggcagtgcagaaggagatgtggggtggaggcggtgatgtggcagacggagtgtaggggaaggagtaagtgtactcactttggctgacctactgaggtcattggagcgcctcctgcattgtatgcaggtgggcgatatgttggtggtgcaggtgaccccctctgccacctcgagccaggccttcctggtggcagaggcaggccgcttcctcccgcctgccagggggaaaatctctgtcctccccctcctcctcaccccgtgtattgatacctggagtgaggcatcattcaactgggagcagccttcccgctgggctgctccatgctgtaattttttctatttgttgcagcatctgtcagtggaggactgcccctttaaatagagctcctccagctgacagatcttactgcgcatgcgcagcccgcccgacacgcagatcagcagtggggaacccggaggaccaggtaagtggatccaattacgctacgatcgcgcgggtggctgactaatttcaacgggcgcgtgatagcccccccgccgagaacccgcagccctggtaacatcgggcccctggttcaaagaaggggaggattgggtatgtaatattcttggctacaagatattcaggaaagatggggaaggaaagaaaggaggggggaggggtgatgccagtattgatcaaagaaactattatagcactggaaagggatgatgtagttgaggggtcaaagacagaatctatttggttagaattaaggaacaatagaggagctattacactactgggtgtatactttaggccaccaaatagtgggaaggagatagaggagcaaatttgtaggcaaattacagaaagatgcaagaactatacagtagtaataatgggggatttcaattatcccaatgtagactcggacagtaacagtgtaagggggcaaagagggggagaaattcctgaaattCGAGAATTTTCTGGAACAGTACATTTCCagtccaaccaggaaggaaacagtgctggatctagttcttgggaatgaagtgggacaggtggtgcatgtttcagtgggggaacatttggggaacagtgatcataatatcatcaggtttagaatagttatggaaaaggacaaggaacaatcaaatgtgaaaatgtatGGGAATGTGAAAACTGGAGGAAGGCAAAATTCAGTGAGAAAAAGGGATCttccccaggtggattggaatcaaaaattggtcggcaaaacagtaattgaacaatgggaggtcttcaaggaggagtttgttagggcagagtagacacatccctacaagggggaaaggaatggcatccaaagctcgagctccctggatgactaaagatgtaggcattaaaatgagacagaaaaaggaggcttatgatgaatgtaaggttcataatacagtagagaaccaggctgaatgcagaaagtacagaggagatctaaaaaaggaaataagaggggcaaagagagagtatgagaattgattagcagccaacataaaaggaaacccaaaagtcttataagaatataaatagtaaaagggtagtcaaaggaagcatgggaccgattagggacaaaaaaagagatcttgtggaggcagagggcatggctgaggtaataaatgaatacttcgcatccatcttcactggagaagaggatgctgccattttaacagtaaaggaggaggtagtagtgacattggataggataaaaatagataaagaggagatacttaaaagattggcagtactcaaagtagaaaagtcacccggtccagatgggatgcatcctagattactgagggaagtaaaggtggaaattgtggaggctctggccacaatcttccaatcctccttagatatggggatggtgccagaggtctggaggtttgcaaatgttacacccctgtcaaaaaatgggagagggataaacccggccagtcagcctaaggtcagtggtggggaaacttttagagacaataatccgggacaaaattaattggcactttgaaaagtatgggctaataaatgaaagtcagcatggatttgctaatggaaaatcgtgtttgactagcttgattgcgatcattgatgaagtaacggagaggttgttgagggtagtgaggttgatgtgtatatggactttcaaaaggcatttgataaagtaccacataatagacttgttagcaaaattaaaacccatgggattaaagggacagtggtagcgtggTTACaaaattgaatcggggacagaaagcacagagtcgtggtgaactgttgattttcagactggagggaagtatacaatgtgTTCCCCAGGtttcagtgttaggaccactgctctttttggtatatattaatgacctggacttaggtataaagggtataatttcaaagtttacagatgacaggaAAGTTGGAAatttagtaaacaatgtgaaggataataatagacttcaggaggacattggcagactggtgaaatgggcagacacttggcagatgaaatttaaagtagagaaatatgaagtgatgcatttttggtaggaagaatgaggagaggcaatataaactaaatggtacaattttaaagggggtgcaggcacagagagacccgggggtgcacatacacaaatctttgaaggtggcagaacaaattgagaaggctgttaaaaaaacatatgggatcctgggctttattaatagtggcatagagtacaaaagcaaggaagttatgttaaacctttataaaacactggttaggcctcagctggagtactgtgttcaattctgggtacgaCACTTTAGgaggaatgtcaaggccttagagagagtgcagaagagatttactagaatggtgccagggatgagggacttcagttatgtggagagactggagaagctggggttgttcctcttgtggtacatattaatgatttggacttgaatgtggggggcttgatcaagaagtttgcagatgataccaaaattggccatgtggttgatagtgaggaggaaagctgcagactgcaggaagatatcaatggactggtcaggtggccagaaaagtggcaaatggaattcaatccagagaagtgtgaagtaatgcatttgggaagggcaaacaatgcaagggagtacacaataaatgggagaatactgagaagtgtagaggaacaaagggaccttggagtgcatgtccacagatccctgaaggtagtaggacaggtcgataagatggttaaaaagccatacgggatactttcctttattagccgaggcatagaatataagagcagggaggttatgctagaactgtataaaacattggttaggccacagcttgggtactacgtacagttctggtcaccacattacaggaaagatgtgattgcactagagaggatacaaaggagatttacaaagatgttgccagggctggagaattttagctataaggaaagattggataggctggggttgttgtctttggaacaaagaaggctgaggggagatttaattgcggtatataaaattatgatgggactagatagagtggatagggaggacctatttcccttagcagaggggtcagtgaccagggggcatagatttaaagtaattggtaaatggataagagaggagctgaggataatttttttcacccagagggtggtgggggtctggaactcactgcctgaaagggtggtagagacagaaaccctcaactcatttaaaatgtacttggatatgcacttgaagtgctgcaacctacagggctacggaccacatgctggtaagtgggattaagctggatagctctttttcggccaggcACAGATACAATGAGCCaagtggccttcttctgtgccttcactttctatgactctaaaacagagaaggttaaggggagatttgatagaggtgttcaaaatcatgaacggttttgacagagtaaataaggagaaactgtttccagtggcagaagggtcggtaaccagaggacacagatttaaggtgattggcaaaaaagccagaggcgacatgaagaaacaattttttatgcaactagttgtaatgatctggaatgcactgcctggaagggtcgtggaagcagattcaatggtaactttcaaaagggaattggataaatacttgaagagaaaaaaattacagggctatagggaaagagcagaggaatgagactaattggatagctctttcaaagagtcggcacaggcatgatgggccgaatggcctcctcctgtgctgtacctactgtgatactgcaaatgtgctatataaatgcaagtctttcaaaaAGTGAGAGAAACAAAGATAGAGAGAAAGCAGAAACAGCAAGAAGAAAAGTAGCAGTGAAGAGTCTGAGTAAACAGTAAGTAGAACGTCATTATACAGTAGATCAAAATTTTCTCACTTTGCGTGTGACAAGATCACAAAGAAAAGCATTGTTTCTTTTACTTTGTTGTATTCACTCTTGTGTAAATGGGAGAATGCAGGTAATAAAATGAGATGTATAGGAAAAGGCTGATCCTGATATGGCAGCACTGAAACATTGCCATTCAATTTCAAAATACTCATTGAGAcagaccagtgttttctaaacatTTCTATCCTCCAATGGGAAAATTGTAGCCCTTGAGTCAAAATGAAAGGAGAGTAGATcaaatttgaaatttaaaaaaagattgaaGAGTTTAGGATTGTTTACTCCAGAGAAGAAAGGCTCAGGCAATATTTTTAAGGAAATGAGTCAACGGAGCACCGAGTGGacaactgagagtttggtgagtgtgggagttcggtgaagtggggaaaggaggtgctgttttgccttgcttttcctaactttttccgcagagcggcggtggacctgagcagcagaagactgagagtggggatagaagcagcagcagacctgcaacatcacaggtgaggcaggagagtccgagaggtgagcacggtataaaaggagagaccaagagtaggaagagagtctgagagctgaacgcagtgtaaatctaaggcaagtcatggcagcagagctcgcacccgtgatatgctcctcctgcactatgtgggaagtcatggacactaccagtgtccctggcaaccatgtatgcaggaagtgtgtccagctgcagctactggctaaccggcATTtcggagttaggagataaattaaaaagcaggacctcaaaggtagtgatctcaggattactaccagtgccacgtgctagtgagtataggaacaggagaatagaccggatgaatgcgtggctgcagggatggtgtaggagggagggatttagattcctgagaaaTTGGGACCGGTtccggggaaggtgggacctgtacaagtgggacgggttacacccgagcaggaccgggaccaatgtcctcatgggggtgtttgctagtgctgttggggaaggtttaaactagagtggcgggggatgggaacctgagcggggagtcagaagggagtaaagttgagagcagcaagagaggggaagacccaggggaaatttacaatacaaatagtacaaacagttg
The DNA window shown above is from Heptranchias perlo isolate sHepPer1 chromosome 1, sHepPer1.hap1, whole genome shotgun sequence and carries:
- the ndufaf2 gene encoding NADH dehydrogenase [ubiquinone] 1 alpha subcomplex assembly factor 2, with protein sequence MNQIRALLQRVFGLVKHHMGTDQFGNKYYYVPQQKTWTGQTIRSKRLIEAVNPKENEYEVGDIPSEWEAWIRGRRKDPPTIEEILHNEEYRRVIKIHAHEVQQKEEIRKEKEYKEGLVAQPVQTQVKGHASATYFGKDKLSPEPTSTSNAFQPGGWLPPGNSSKKK